GCCTTCTTTCGGCCAGACGATCTCCAGCGGCGTACCGGCCTGACGCGCAACATATGCCGAACCGTTCCAGATCATGCCCAGGTTAACTTCGCCTTCCATATAGGGATTGCCGGGATTGTCAGAGTTAAACGCCAGCACGTTCGGCATCAGCTTCTTCAGCTCGTCGTAGGCCGCATTGATCTCTTTGGCGTCGCGGGTATTGCCAGAATAACCCAGCTTGCGCAGCGCCATCTGGAACACTTCGCGTGCGTCGTCGGTCAGCAGCAGGCTCTGCTTATATTCCGGTTTCCACAGATCTGCCCAGCTGGTAATACTTTTCGCGTCAATGACATCGCCGTTCACGCCGATGGCGGTGGCCCCCCAGATATAGGGAATGGAGTAATCGTTATCGGGATCGAAAGGCTTGTTCAGCAGGTTAGGATCGAGATTGCTGAAGTTCGACAGCTTGCTCTTGTCGATCTTCTGGATCATGCCTTCATTGCGCATTTTCGCCACAAAATAGGTGGAAGGCACCACCAGATCGTACGCGCCATCCTTATAGGTTTTCAGCTTGGCGTACATGCTTTCGTTTGATTCATAGGTGGAGTAGATCACCTTGATGCCGGTCTCTTTGGTAAACTGCTCCAGCAGTCCCGGCGGCACATATTCAGTCCAGTTGTAGAAATAAAGCGTTTTGCCGTCATCAGCAGCCTGTGCGCTCTGTAAGCCCAACGCCAGCGCCCCAGCCGCCAGCCAGTAACCCCATTTCTTCATTAACCTTTCCTCTATTTTGTTTTATCACGCAGCAGCAGCTGGCTACCGGCTACCAGCAGCAGTGACAGCACCATCAGAATCGTCGCCAGCGCGTTAACCTCTGGCGAGACGCCGACTTTTACCATCGAATAGATCTTCAGCGGCAGGATCTCAAAGCCAGGCCCGGTGACGAAGGAAGAAACCACCACATCATCCATCGACAGGGTAAAGCTCAGCAGCCAGCCCGCCGCAACCGCGGGCATCGCCAGCGGCAAAATGATTTTACGCAAAATGGTTGCTTCGCTGGCACCAAGATCGCGTGCCGCTTCCAGCATACGCACATCAAACCCTTTGAGGCGCGAATAGACCGTAATCACCACGAACGGCAGACAGAAGGTGATATGCGATACCAGCAGCGACCAGAAGCCCAGGGAAATACCGAGCAGCATAAACAGCACCAGCAGCGAAATCGCCATCAC
The sequence above is a segment of the Mixta intestinalis genome. Coding sequences within it:
- the potD gene encoding spermidine/putrescine ABC transporter substrate-binding protein PotD, yielding MKKWGYWLAAGALALGLQSAQAADDGKTLYFYNWTEYVPPGLLEQFTKETGIKVIYSTYESNESMYAKLKTYKDGAYDLVVPSTYFVAKMRNEGMIQKIDKSKLSNFSNLDPNLLNKPFDPDNDYSIPYIWGATAIGVNGDVIDAKSITSWADLWKPEYKQSLLLTDDAREVFQMALRKLGYSGNTRDAKEINAAYDELKKLMPNVLAFNSDNPGNPYMEGEVNLGMIWNGSAYVARQAGTPLEIVWPKEGGIFWMDSLAIPANAKNKEGALKLINFLLRPDVAAQVAKTIGYPTPNLAARKLLPPEVANDPSLYPSDTVIKNGEWQDDVGDASVQYEMLFQKLKAGR
- the potC gene encoding spermidine/putrescine ABC transporter permease PotC, with translation MGKTLRSGFMFLIYAWLYIPIVILIVNSFNASRFGINWQGFSTQWYALLMNNDSLIEAAKHSLVMGVLSASFATLIGALTAVALYRYRFRGKPFVSGMLFVVMMSPDIVMAISLLVLFMLLGISLGFWSLLVSHITFCLPFVVITVYSRLKGFDVRMLEAARDLGASEATILRKIILPLAMPAVAAGWLLSFTLSMDDVVVSSFVTGPGFEILPLKIYSMVKVGVSPEVNALATILMVLSLLLVAGSQLLLRDKTK